The genomic stretch CCTGGAGAGCGGGGAGCTGGTGCTCCACCGCTCGGCCGGAACGGCCGCCTATCCGGCGCGGTTCCAGCTGGTGCTGGCAGCGAACCCCTGCCCTTGCGGCAAGGTCACCGGCAAGGGCGTCGACTGCGAATGCACGCCTATGGCGAGGCGGCGTTACTTTGGCCGCCTGTCCGGGCCGCTGCTGGACCGGGTCGACATCCAACTCCAGGTCAACAAGGTCCAGCTGTCCCAACTGGCCGGCACCGGGCCCGGGGAATCCACGGCCGACGTCGCCCAACGGGTGCAGTTGGCCCGGAGCGTGGCCAGAGAGCGGCTGGACCGGTGGGGACTGGTGCACAATGCGGAACTGACCGGACGGATACTGCGCGGACCCCTGCGGCTGGACGGCCACCGCACCGCACTGCTTGACCGGGCCATGGGCACGGGAGTGCTCAGCGCCCGGGGATACGACCGCGTCCTGCGGCTCGCCTGGACCGTGGCGGACCTGCACGGCAGGGACCTGCCGGACAGCGACGACGTCGGCCTGGCACTGACGCTGCGCCAGCGGGGCGAAGGACTGTGAAGCGAGGAGAGGGATTGTGAACAGCAACAATAGCGATGCAGGCAGCAGCGGCAACAGCCACGACGGCGGCGGCAACAGCGGGCGGGACGGGTGCACCACCTTGCTGCTCGCTCGGGCGGCGCTGACCCGGCTCATGGAACCCTCCGACCTCCCGGGGCTGGCCCTCATCAGGCTGCTGGGACCCGAGGAAGCGCTGGGCTTCATCCGCAGCAGCAACACCACCAATCCGGGGGTGGAACAAGAAATGACCGAAGTCCTGCAGGACTCCGGCACCCCGCGGTGGGACGGGTTGGCCGCGGCTCTGGAACGGTGGCGCCCCCGCCTGGCGGACCTCGCACCCGAACGGGACCTGGCCACTGTGGACCGGCTGGGCGGTCGGCTGCTGGTGCCTGAGGACCCCCAATGGCCGCAGGGGCTGGCGGACCTGGAGCTGGCAGCGCCCATTGCCCTGTGGTGCCGGGGCACGGCCCCGGCCATTCCGGCGCAGGAACGCTGCATCGCCGTCGTCGGCTCGCGCGACAGCACCAGCTACGGCGCCAACGTCACGGCAGAGATCACCCATTCCCTGGTGCAGCGCGGCTATACCGTCGTCAGCGGCGGCGCCTACGGCATAGACGCCAACGCCCACCGCGGTGCGCTGAGCGCCACCGCCGGCGGCACCCCGGCCGGCCCCGGCACGCCGCAGCCGGCCACCATCGCCGTCATGGCCGGAGGAGTGGACAGGTTCTACCCTTCAGGCAACGACGAGCTGCTGCGAACCATCGCCGGGCGCGGACTCGTGGTGGCAGAGGTGCCGCCTGGAACCAACCCGACGCGCTACCGCTTTTTGCAGCGGAACAGGCTGATCGCAGCCTTGTGCCAGGTGACGGTGGTTGTTGAGGCCCGCTGGCGATCGGGTGCATTGAACACCGCCCGCCACGCCGAGATGCTCAGCCGGATGGTCGGCGCCGTGCCGGGCTCCGTCTATTCCGCCAACTCGGCCGGCTGCCACCGGCTGCTGCGTGACGGCGCCGCCATCTGTGTAACCGACGCCGCGGACGTGGCCGAGCTCGCCGGCGGTGCGGGGGAGAACCTGGGCACCGAGCAGCCCGTCGAAGCAGCCCTGTACGACGGGCTGGGCACATCCGACCTCCTGCTCCTGGACGCCCTTCCGCTGCGGACCGCCACCACCTTGGAGAAGTTGTGCGTGGTGGCAGGCCTGAGCCCGGCCACCGTCCTGTCCGGGCTGGGCCGCCTTGAATCGCTCGGGCTGGCGCAGCCCGGCAGCGGCGGCTGGAAGCGGAAGGGACAGTAGACCCGGCGCCCGGCCCGCGGGCCTGCCGGCGCCTGCCTGCGGGCTTGCTGGGAGAGTGCCACAAACGGCAGACAAAAGCGGCAGGGCGGTGGCAGGATGGGCACATGGGCATCGATGAGCTTCCAGCTGTTCCGCTGCGCAGGCGGAGAAACCGCCGGCGCACGGTCCTGCTGTCCGCGCTGGGGCTGGTCCTGGTTGCGGTGCTCATCGCCGTGGCGTACCTGGCCAGCCTGGCACGCAGCTTTGACTCACAGACCGTGAAGATCCCCAGCGCGTTCCCGGCAGAAACGCTTCGGCCGGAAAAACCCACGGCCGGCCCGGCCGCCAATGCCATGAACATCCTGCTTCTTGGCAGTGACAGCCGAGGCGACTCCGTCAACATTGCCGAACAGGGCGGCGCCTCGAACCAGCGCTCGGACACCATGCTGTGGGTCCACATCCCTGCGGACCGGAAGAACATTTACATGATGTCCGTCATGCGCGACACCTGGGTGGACATCCCGGGCGTGGGACCTGCCAAGATCAATGCGGCCATGGCCTATGGCGGCATCCCTCTCGTGGTGCAGACGCTTGAGGGCATGTTCGGCAGCAGGATCGACCACGTGGCCATCGTTGACTTCGAGGGGTTCAAGGCCATCACGGATGCCCTCGGCGGGGTTGAGGTGGACGTGCCGCTGGCCTTCACCTCCATGGACGGATCCCACAGCTTTGCCGCGGGCCCGCAGAAGCTGAACGGGGACCAGGCCCTTGCCTTTGTCCGCGAACGCTACGCCTTTTCCGACGGCGACTACCAACGAGTGAAAGACCAGCAGATTTTCCTCAAGGCCGTCCTCAACACGGTCCTGACGCCGGCCACCCTGGCCAACCCCCTCAAGATCAGCGACCTGGTGGGCAAGGTTTCCCCCTACATCAGCGTGGACCGGGGGCTCGACGCCGCCGCCGTGGCGGAGCTGGCCGTAAGCCTCAACGGCGTGCGGGGCAGTGATGTCCACTCCTTCACCCTGCCCACCCTGGGCACCGGTACGAGTGCC from Arthrobacter stackebrandtii encodes the following:
- the dprA gene encoding DNA-processing protein DprA gives rise to the protein MEPSDLPGLALIRLLGPEEALGFIRSSNTTNPGVEQEMTEVLQDSGTPRWDGLAAALERWRPRLADLAPERDLATVDRLGGRLLVPEDPQWPQGLADLELAAPIALWCRGTAPAIPAQERCIAVVGSRDSTSYGANVTAEITHSLVQRGYTVVSGGAYGIDANAHRGALSATAGGTPAGPGTPQPATIAVMAGGVDRFYPSGNDELLRTIAGRGLVVAEVPPGTNPTRYRFLQRNRLIAALCQVTVVVEARWRSGALNTARHAEMLSRMVGAVPGSVYSANSAGCHRLLRDGAAICVTDAADVAELAGGAGENLGTEQPVEAALYDGLGTSDLLLLDALPLRTATTLEKLCVVAGLSPATVLSGLGRLESLGLAQPGSGGWKRKGQ
- a CDS encoding LCP family protein, whose translation is MGIDELPAVPLRRRRNRRRTVLLSALGLVLVAVLIAVAYLASLARSFDSQTVKIPSAFPAETLRPEKPTAGPAANAMNILLLGSDSRGDSVNIAEQGGASNQRSDTMLWVHIPADRKNIYMMSVMRDTWVDIPGVGPAKINAAMAYGGIPLVVQTLEGMFGSRIDHVAIVDFEGFKAITDALGGVEVDVPLAFTSMDGSHSFAAGPQKLNGDQALAFVRERYAFSDGDYQRVKDQQIFLKAVLNTVLTPATLANPLKISDLVGKVSPYISVDRGLDAAAVAELAVSLNGVRGSDVHSFTLPTLGTGTSADGQSIVLRDDAAIAAISKALKDDTLGTYLATAGPG